GTTGTACGAATAAATGGACTGAACATCTTGGCTAGATTGctattttcatttcatgctgTCACATGGCCTAAAAGTCAAGATTCAGAGGATCACCTGTGGAAACTTTTAATAGAAAAGCTTTGACACACTGTAAGTTTTAAGGCTTGGGCAGTTTATTTAAAATAGCACTGGATGTTGCAGGTGTTCATGATATGAATATGTGAGGGAATCGCCCCTCACAGACAAACAGTAGTGTATAAATCAACTTATTTCAATTGATTGACTAAAATATGAGtcactttcatttctttctcGGTTTTGAAGCCAGGTAATTAGCCATCATTGAAAACAAAGAATCTGTTTAACACCTGTTAAGACGAGACACAGTACTATGTCAATTATTTGACAGATCTACAAACAGCAGTTACAGTAGCAAGAATCAAACATTTAGTCCCCATTATGTTCATGGACGGAATATCCCAAAGAGTTATGACATAAACATGACACATGGTCCATCTTGGTTTGGATGAAGCAGAGATTAACTGTccctgaataaaaaataaaattgtagaCATACAATATCTTACAGTAATGTAGTGCAAAGTGTGCTCTCCCTTTTCAAGAACAAGATTCAGTGTACTCATGACAAGTgtagtagaaaaaaacaacacacatgcaaaagcTGTGCATTCATAGACTTAAAAGAGAATCAAATGTGAATTCTTTaatctatttacagtataatattGTTAAACTACCTAAGAAGGaattagaaaaacatttaaactacTCACTATTTTATTGTGGATTGGTGTCAGCTACACATTTGCTATGCTCTACTTTCATTATTTTCCTTATACTAAGTACATGGTTTTGAATCAGACTTAAGTTGTCTTTATTGCTCCCGGACTCTCAGTTTAAGCAttcagaggaaagaaaaggagtgTTCTACTATGAAATCTTCATGTTATCATcttaatgtttctttttcaaaacaaacagatctgTAGCTTGGTCtctataaaaaaatgtttctcaaCACCCTTTACATAAGGTTGAAGCGGAAAACAGATAAATAGTTTCCTTCTAAAATTTCAAACTTTTTATATAAAGGAATAAAGACAGCAAACTTAATAGAAGTTCTCTAGTTCTTTTCCGATTGTTTCTCAGGTTGTGGTGTAGAGGTAGGATTTGACAAACTCTTAAATGCATCTGTTTGAAACAGGCTAGCTTTGAAGTGTTTAGTTGGATCCTTTACCACTGATAATGAGTGCTATGATGTGGGTTTAAGAGCTAGTAAATGAATATTACAGTAGCTGTTGATTTAGACCTGACTTATTTATCAGTTTGTATGTCCTGGCTGTTAGCTGCTAGAAGATAAAACCAGGTCTGGCTCCTTGGCTCCCTCCTGGCCACTCTGCCCACAGTTCCCTGTCAGCTCTGGGAAGAGGCTGGTCCGTGCAGTGTGACTTGGGGAGCCTGGAGTCGGACTCATGCCTGGCCTCTTGGGAGGGATCGGAGGAGGATGGGTCTTCTCTGAGCGAGGAGTCAAGGGGGAGCGGATGCCCGGAGATAGAGGCCCTGAAGAAGGTGATCTCCCCCCAGTAGGAGACACTGCTATATTGCGGTAGTCTGTACCAAACGGAGAGCTGCTGATTGGCGCAAGCTTGACACCAGCCTGTTGGCTGGTGAACCGGGACAGCACCTGTGTTACCGTGTTGCGGGCCAGCTGCTTAGCTGTGCTGTTCTCTGGTGGAGGAGGGATGGAAGAGGTGGTGGGTGAGAGGTCCCTGGGGGAAAGAGGGCCGCCCTGATGTTGCTGCTCCAGCTCAGCCTGGGTCTGGAACTTGTGCCTGGCGGCCTGGAATCGCTGGTTGACTCCAGCCTGGTAGGAGGACTGATGGAAACCTGGGCTGCCGAGACGTTTGGCCAGAACAGGTGAGGAAAtgggggaagaggagagggaagaggaggctgtgctggagggagagggaggatgagggtgaggatggagaggagaatgCAAAGCTGTTCCTCCCCCATTTTCCACCACCCCTATATTTTCTGCTCCTCTCCCTTCCTGTGTCAGTTCTGTCTCTTTGAGCATGTGATGGCCATTGACCTTTGACAGTGAGGTGGTTTTAGGAGTGGCAGTTATCTTTCCATCCGGCTCAGTCTGAACAGAGGTGGACACCACCATCATTTTGGAAGGCAACTCTTTCACATCTGCCACAGCCTCCTTTACCTCTTCTTTACATCCTCCAGTTTCAGCTAACCTCTTACTCAGCTCCCCAATTTGTCTCTCAAGCTCCCtactcctttcctcctctttgctgatcctgtctttcatctgctCTCGTTCTGTGTGAAACTCAGCCTGCTGCCTCTCAAACATAGCCTCTAGCTGGGCTGCCCTCCTCTTTTCATCTTCAAGGATCCCCCGGAGCTTCTCCACAGTGCTGGTCTCCTCTTGGAGCAAAGCGTGGAGCTGGGAGACCTTCTGAGCCTCCTCCTGGGCCTGGCTGCTGGCTTTCTGGAGCTCCAGACTCAGAGTTGaagaaagctgctgctgctgggaaagTGACTCCTCTACCTGGCTCACCGCCTGAGCCTGTTCCTTCTCTAACCTCCGCACTGCTGCTCGCTCAACTTCCAGCTGGACAGAGAAGGTGAAAGATACAAGTCAGGCAAAGCAGTTTTTCCAAATTTGACCACAAGGAGGCAAAAGAACACTGCTTTGTTACATATGCAACACCTATACAACACAGGATGAGAAACATTCCCAGTTTTAAGgtataataaaatgtatatatattttgcaCTAAACCCATTAAAACTATACTACAATTGACTTGGTAGTAACTAACAGTGTCTTTTTGCATATGTTCAAATGGACATTATTTCTTTCTATTTGGATTTGGTTTAATAGACACAAAGCTTATAAAAATTGAGCTCACTTGGACAATGGCTGACATCCTTTGTAGGATATCAATCCCTGTTTCTCTCCCAATTTTCTGGTCCCTATCCACACTCAATACTGTctaataaactacatttaaatcagcaattgttcttttttttttctcttttttaaagaatgaTCTGCTCGCAAGGCATGTTTATTGAAACCTCAGTTAGCCATGAGGTCATAAGAGGGTGACTGTGCTGCTTAAAAAGCTTTGATGAGTAATAGAAGGAAATGGGAGGTGATGAAATACAATCATAGTGTGTGTGATTAgtgtacaaaaaacaacagaggcAGGAAAGGCTGAGGAAGACTGAGAGACACTCAGGAACCCTGTCTTACATAAGGCCCCTATGCAAAGTTTGTACAGTGCCCGATGGTGTGCtcgcggtgtgtgtgtgtgcgcgagcTGACCTTACATTAGACATGGACATCCATTATCTCAGGTTTCCTGAGGCCATAAAGCCCCATGACTGCTGGACAACTAAACAAtggcctcttcctcctctgtttcctaTGAAACAGCCCTGTGCTTGTGCATAgcagtgcctgtgtgtgtgtgtgtgcatctgtacTTTAACAGGCAAAGCCCTCTCCACCCTACAGAGTTACACAATGGAGCTCCACTGATGCTTTCCTGCTCAGTCGCTGGGTTTTAAATCACAGCTACCAGTATAAAGAGCACACTGTgcagagaagcagaggagagggaaaTAAGAGAagtggaagtaaaaaaaaaatctcttccACCTGATGTGCTCATCTATCAGCAAGTAGAACTGTGAGCACTGCTTTTGCTgagacaaacataaacacatagaaatacataaacacacagtacgACAGCATAGCAAATACACTGTCTGCTTTTTGTGTGTCAGTCACACCTGCTGCAAGagtttgtctctttctgtctgcagcatGAAGGCGAAATCGTCACTCTGCGCGGAGTCCTGGGCACGCCGTCGTTTCTCCTCCTCTAGATCAGCTATCATCTGTCAAACgaacagacaaataaaacgATTAGATGACACGTCATGCAGACAGGTGTGTTGTTGCAGGATTCGGCACATGAATTTGAcataacacctttttttttcttataagaGGGTTCCTAGCCCACCAGTATTGCCTCTGTGCCTCTGACTAATTCGATGGGTTGGCTGTTTAAGACTCACATGAACTCTCAGACCTTGAGCTCTGCTGTGATAAAGCTTCATATCACCCCTCTAAGCCCTGGGTGCGGCTTCTGTCTGCCTCACCCCAAAGCCAGTTTTACAGTGGCTGAAGCATGGAGACAAATACCTACAcgcacatattcacacacacacacacacacacacacacacacacacacacacacacacacacacaacaagccTATTGTATAAGTGTAAGCCCCAGTGTTACTTCCTGAGTGGCTGCAGAATTGTCCCCACACGCAATCTGAAATGCAGACGGGGTGAGTTGAGGCTGAATGTGTGAGAGTGTCTATTCATGACTGTGTATGAGCATGCATTGACTCTTACCCTCCTGTGTCTGTTCTCAGCAGCCGCCAACTGTCCCATCATCCTCTCCTGCATCCTCTTGCAATGAGCCATGACCAGTTTAAGCACAGCCAGAGGGTTTGGGCCCACCGCCCGGccctgcaggtgtgtgtgagtttggGTGAGTGTGCTTTGGCGCTCCTCTGGTTCGCTGTCTCGCTGCAGGGCCAGAAATGGATCGCTGAGGTCATACTGGCCGTAGCGCTCCTGGACGAAAGCATCTCTGTGCTGAGCCTAgaagatacacacaaacagatattgTTTTGTTCCGTTAACTTGTACTTATATGCCAAATGATACCAAATGATGAACACATATATACATTCACATGTGTAGCTAAAACCCAGTGGTAACAAGAAAAGCAGAGGTGTTAGATGTGTCCCTGTGGGCTGAACATGTTCAGTCCTGACTGAGCAGAAAAAATGAACAGTGTGTATGTCAGTGCATGGATTTGATAGGATGAGatctttttttcagcacaggaaaaaaatgcataaagaAGATAAAATGAGGCCTCACTGCCCGTGCCAAGAAAAACATATATCAGCACAGTAActcatcacaaacacactgtatgtaAGCATAGATACACACACTTTAGCACGTCATGCAGAAGAGAAGATTGACTTGTAGTGAATGACGTTAGGGATCCGTATCACCATCAAACATAGACtggggagtgtgtgtgagtgtgtgcaggaCATCTGCGTGCAGTGATGTTATTGTCAGGGTGAGCACAAGCAGATGGTCTTTCCCCTCAACCCAAACACAAAGAGGTGAGGCGCTGCTGTCCACCCCCACCAGGGGCAGATGTTAACTCCTCCCTGGGGATGCAGGGATGAAGGACGGGGCCATgaaataagacacacacacacacacacacacacatatacacacacacagagctgtttcTAATGAAGCAGTTCGATTATACCtcaactaaaacaaaataagtgaaTGAAAAGTGATTACACTagttaaatggttaaaatgagATCCTGAGGGACAATTATCGCAGGCAGCTTAAGTGATTTCACTTTACCTCATACATTATTCAAGCTTGTTTGAGAGAAAGAGGCTGGGATGAtatgaaatgaagtgaaaggTGATACGGCCTTGTTGACCTCGATCCGGGTCACCCTGATATATCATCGGTAGGTCTTATTAACTGCGTGCGGTGACTAGGTTTGAGTTCTGGAGCCATGCGGGGTCAGCTGGCGGTGCTAGTGATGTAAGCACATGTCACAGAGTTCACTCCACGTGCCTTCGGGACACCCATCGCTGTCTCCCCATGCAGTCCTCATCAGACACCCCTTTCCTCAGGCCCCCGTCATCCCCCTGCCCAAACATGCATTGCACTGCATTCCTCTGCCGGTTCATCATCATTTCTCAGAaaatgcttctctctctctctctacttctGCCTTTCTGTCAGCCTCTTTTTCTCACATGCACCACTAGAATGCAGTAGtgcaaaaccacacacacacacactcacacacaccctgagGACATCAGTAAGGAGGCTGTATTTGAGGCTCTGTCTCCGGCTGAACAAAGAATGTGACCCTCAGTGAAGAGATTACAGGACTCGTACAAAGACACTGTCTCAATGCCTTCAGTCTCTTGCATTGTCTCCATGTCTGACCCAGTAGGCTTCAATGTGTGAGAGTGggtacaaatgtgtgtgtctctgtttcccTTAGTAAGTGAATatagatgtgtatgtgtgtgtaagccactgtgtgtatgtttaccTGTGGCGGTGTGCATGCTGTTTTTGTGCTGGGATTTGGAGTTAAGCTGTAAAGCTTCTTCATCTATCTGGAGACAGAATTGCAGCTTCCTGAGTTAAATAACTGTAATAACAGATCATTAAGGGACGGACTTAGattgaattgtgtgtgtgtgtgtgtgtgtgtgtgtgttagtgtgtagcAGTTTTAGCCTATAGGGTCTGGTCTCTCTTGGTTTTCTCGGGATAGTTCTGATCATAATGACAGAGTGTGCTTTCCTTTATGAGAGGACACAACAAGCAAATTCCCCCTACTGCAAAGCTCTCATTTCTGCCCTACCACTGATGACAAATGCCTCCACAAC
This window of the Thunnus albacares chromosome 5, fThuAlb1.1, whole genome shotgun sequence genome carries:
- the LOC122982154 gene encoding CTTNBP2 N-terminal-like protein, with product MKEEKMNVEALSRAELLTLLSILEGELEAQDVVIHALRAQHRDAFVQERYGQYDLSDPFLALQRDSEPEERQSTLTQTHTHLQGRAVGPNPLAVLKLVMAHCKRMQERMMGQLAAAENRHRRMIADLEEEKRRRAQDSAQSDDFAFMLQTERDKLLQQLEVERAAVRRLEKEQAQAVSQVEESLSQQQQLSSTLSLELQKASSQAQEEAQKVSQLHALLQEETSTVEKLRGILEDEKRRAAQLEAMFERQQAEFHTEREQMKDRISKEEERSRELERQIGELSKRLAETGGCKEEVKEAVADVKELPSKMMVVSTSVQTEPDGKITATPKTTSLSKVNGHHMLKETELTQEGRGAENIGVVENGGGTALHSPLHPHPHPPSPSSTASSSLSSSPISSPVLAKRLGSPGFHQSSYQAGVNQRFQAARHKFQTQAELEQQHQGGPLSPRDLSPTTSSIPPPPENSTAKQLARNTVTQVLSRFTSQQAGVKLAPISSSPFGTDYRNIAVSPTGGRSPSSGPLSPGIRSPLTPRSEKTHPPPIPPKRPGMSPTPGSPSHTARTSLFPELTGNCGQSGQEGAKEPDLVLSSSS